GTCGATGGCTACTTCTCCTACGTTCTTGCTTTTGGCGCGCGCGGCGGGGCCGATGTCGGTGAGGCATTTTTCGCTGCATCCCGCATTAGGCAGTACGACACCGAATCGTGGGTTCGCGAGTTCACATCGCTGGCGAAACGGGTAGCAGAACAGGCGGAACAAGCGCAAGCAGTTGGACATTACATCACAGCCCGTGAGACATTCCTCCGCGCCAGCTACCTCAATCGCGCTGCACTCATGTCCCTAAGTCCAAACAAGGAGCCCGATCGCTATCTGGAAATCTGTGAGCGTGTTCGCTCACATTTCAACATGGCTGCTGCCCTGTTTGATACGCCGATTGAGCCAGTGAGCATACCCTTTCGCAACCATATACTGCGGGGCTACTTTATCAAGACGGATACCTCTTCTGAACCACGCCCAACCTTGATCAATGCTGGTGGCGGGGAATCATTTGCCGAGGATATGTGTTTGCTTTTCGGCATTGGCGATGCCTCGCGTGGCTATAACCACTTAACTGTCGATATGCCGGGGCAGGGTAGCACATTCATCGAGGGTATGAAGATGACACCGCAAGCAGAAGAGCCGCTGGGGGCGATCGTAGACTACGCGCTCAGCCGGAATGATGTTGATCCTGACCGGCTGGCCATGTTTGGACCGAGTTTTGGCGGGTACGCGGTGCCGCGTGCAGCAGTGCATGATAAGAGGATCAAGGCGATCGTGGTCAACAGTCTGATCCTGAACCTGTACGACTACTTGGTTCAGGCAAAGGAACTGCTCATCCTTGCGCGACTGGAACGGATGCCAGGCTTCAAGCTGTTTACCCGCCTCACTGGCTCGTGGCTTGCTGGTCTGTACAACATAATGGATATCTGGAAATACAAGTGGGGTGTTTCGACAATGGCCGAGTGGCTGGAGGCGTGCAAAGAGTATGTGGTCGATCCGTCGGAAATCACTTGCCCGACGCTGCTGCTTATCGGAGAGGATGAGTATGCCTATCCCAACTCGCAGCACTTCCAGCACGAGGCACTCGCAAAGATACAAAACCCTATCAAGAACCTGGCGATCGGTCGGACAGATATGGGGGCAGGCGGCAAAAACATGCTACCAAACCTGACGGCGATCCGTCATACAACGTTTGACTGGCTTGATGAGGTGTTCGCGGCAAAGAGAGATTTGGCGTAATGAGGTTTCCTGTTTACGTGAGCTACAGGTAGGGGCGGTCATGTACTCAAGCACCGCCACGGGGACACGCATCATCGAGATTCAAGAGGCACTAGGCAAAGTGATTAGGCATGAGTTTCAATTTGGTTTGCAGCCAGCATTCCAACACTTCATGGCAGCGGAAGGATGAAAGCTGCGTTTTGCCACTACAGCAGCTTGATTATTGTATTATTATTGCAACTGGAGGCTGGTATAAGTCTGCAATATTTAAACTGCAAAAAGTTGGTATAGATATTACTAATATTCCTTTAGCCTCAGCCAATGACTGTTTTTCAAGAGAAGACACCATAGAAACAGTCATTTTAAAATCGAAAAATGGTATGAAGTAAAGAATTTCCAAAAAACTGTATTTCTTGGTGATGGAACTTGGGATGTAAAAGCGGCAGCTAATATAAAGCTTCCCTTTATTGGTCTTGATACTTTATTCAACAAAAATGTTCAATATGCAATTGAAAATTTTAGCAATTACAAAAAACTTCAGCAATTATTGATAGATGCAAAATCAATAAAGTGATTTTTTGTAAATACATTCATAAACATTAATTACTGTTGACTACCTAGATAAATAGTTGTGAGAGGAGTTTGTTAAGAACATAATACCTGAGCATTGAAGTTTTATTGATTAAACGAAGAGTAATTAAATCAAAAAGAGTGAAGTCTTGAAGTGCTACTTCTCCTTGCTACCAATACAAGTCATTCTATAGCAAATACTTGAGCTTCTATATGGTCTAAGCAATCATGAAAAACTATTACAAAAGATTAATAGCTTATATCAAAGTAAATAAAGTTTCAAAGTAACTCTGATAATAGTAAACATAGCTTCTAGATTTGGGAAGCAAATCATAAACCTCAAGTTTAATAAACGTGAAGCATGTCTTTATATCTAACAATTAAAAGGGTCAAAAATGGCAATTATATATGGTACACCTGGAAATGATACTTTAACAGGAACAGCGTTTGCTGATTCGATATTTGGGTTGGCTGGCAACGATATTTTACGTGGGTTGGCAGGCAGAGATAGGCTTGAAGGTGGAAGTGGTAACGATACACTCAAGGGTGGAGTTGGCATCGATACGCTAGTGGGAGGAACTGGCAGCGATCGCTATATTGTTGACAACACAGGTGACATAGTTATAGAGGCGGCGAAGGCAGGAATAGATACGGTTGTGTCTTCAGTTAGCTACGTGTTGGGTAGTCATTTAGAGAATCTAACGCTAACAGGTAGCAGTGCGATTAATGGTACAGGAAACAACTTGAACAACTCCATCACAGGCAATAATGCTAATAATACTTTGCGTGGGGGAGCAGGAAATGACACCTTAATGGGAGGAGCAGTTAACAACAGTGGCAATGATACTCTTTATGGTGGCGATGGCAATGACGTTTTGTACTCGAAGAATTTCCTAAGCGGTAGTTCCCGTATCGGTGCAGATGTACTATACGGAGGCAATGGCAACGACACGCTACATGGAGGCAATGGAGCAAAAAATACTCTAAATGGGGGTAGTGGCAATGATACGTATATTGTGTTTTCCACTGCTGATGTCATAATTGAAGCTGCTAACGCAGGTACAGATACCGTTGTGTCTTCTGTCAGTTATACGCTCGGCAATAATCTAGAAAACTTAACCCTCACGGGTAACAAAAATATTAATGGCACAGGCAACTCGCTAAATAACTACATCGCTGGCAACTTTGGTAGCGATATCCTCTATGGTGGAGACGGCAACGACACCTTAGTTGCTGGTATTGGTAATTCTGATGAGGATCCCGCTGGCATTGGTATTTTCTATAGCTACTCGGGCAACAATTACCTCAACGGTGGTGATGGCAACGATGTGCTAAAAGGTGGGGTTGGTAATGACACTTTATTTGGCAGAAACGGTAACGATAACTTAGATGCTGGTCTTTTTACAGACGTTGGCTGGGGTTATGTTAGCGATGAATCAGGCAACGATTACCTCGATGGAGGGGCTGGCAACGATACGCTAAAAGGCGGTGTTGGTAATGACACTCTGTTGGGTGGCGCTGGATCTGATTTGTTGATTTCAGTGGTTGGCAGAGGAGCCAATCCTTACGCCAGCGTAGAATATTCTGGTAATGACTACCTCGATGGTGGGGCGGGTAACGATACTTTACAGGGCGGAGCCGGTAGCGATACTCTGATTGGCGGTGACGGATTCGACTCGCTGGTTGCTGGTGTCGGGAAGCGATCGGAGTATTCCTACTCTGGAGAATGGGTGACAACTTTCTTTTCTGGTAGCAATTACCTCGATGGTGGGGCTGGTAACGATACGCTAGTTGGGTCGCTCAATAGCGATACTCTGATAGGTGGAAGTGATGATGACCGTTTAACAGGTAAAGGTGGCAACGACGTGCTTGCTGGTGGCACAGGTGCTGATACTTTTATATTTTTGTCTCCGTCAGAAGGACTGGATACAATTACAGATTTCTCTGTTGGGCAGGGAGATAAAATAGAAGTCTCGGCTGCGGGGTTTGGAATTACTGTAGGCGATACGAGTAAGTTCTCTTTTAGTAACAATACGTTGTTCTTTGATACAACAGCTTTAGTAACCCTCCAATCAAATTCAGGGTTTAGCCCTAGTACTGATATCGAGGTTGTTTAGACATTACGCCTAAAACGCTGTTATCAAGAAAAAATTCTTGCTGGCTAATTGTTCGTAGTTAGTAGAAGCATAAAAATCTTGTTTGTTACTGCTAAACTTAACAATTAGCCTTTTTCATACTGTATTATTAAATTCACGAATCGTTGTTTATTGGTGATGGAGTTTGAATTCTAAAAGTAGCTTCCCTAAAATTTCTTGAGCAATCACTACTTATTTTATATGCACAAAAAGGAGCTTTACGAGCAGTTCATTAATTAACTTAGTTAACAAGTATCATAAAGAAACAAAAACTACTCGGGAAAGTAAAACCGATTAAGTATATTTTTGTAGATAGCGAGTTTATCAGCAGAGTATTTATGTCGATTCTTTTTTAGCTATTCAATCATAAGTACTCGCTTTGTATCTGCAAATACAACAGAGTTAACGCAATAAGGTT
The Chroococcidiopsis sp. TS-821 genome window above contains:
- a CDS encoding S9 family peptidase, with product MEKPNIDTSKPAIERGNMPLVGKLKFYFKNPIVDGYFSYVLAFGARGGADVGEAFFAASRIRQYDTESWVREFTSLAKRVAEQAEQAQAVGHYITARETFLRASYLNRAALMSLSPNKEPDRYLEICERVRSHFNMAAALFDTPIEPVSIPFRNHILRGYFIKTDTSSEPRPTLINAGGGESFAEDMCLLFGIGDASRGYNHLTVDMPGQGSTFIEGMKMTPQAEEPLGAIVDYALSRNDVDPDRLAMFGPSFGGYAVPRAAVHDKRIKAIVVNSLILNLYDYLVQAKELLILARLERMPGFKLFTRLTGSWLAGLYNIMDIWKYKWGVSTMAEWLEACKEYVVDPSEITCPTLLLIGEDEYAYPNSQHFQHEALAKIQNPIKNLAIGRTDMGAGGKNMLPNLTAIRHTTFDWLDEVFAAKRDLA
- a CDS encoding calcium-binding protein, which codes for MAIIYGTPGNDTLTGTAFADSIFGLAGNDILRGLAGRDRLEGGSGNDTLKGGVGIDTLVGGTGSDRYIVDNTGDIVIEAAKAGIDTVVSSVSYVLGSHLENLTLTGSSAINGTGNNLNNSITGNNANNTLRGGAGNDTLMGGAVNNSGNDTLYGGDGNDVLYSKNFLSGSSRIGADVLYGGNGNDTLHGGNGAKNTLNGGSGNDTYIVFSTADVIIEAANAGTDTVVSSVSYTLGNNLENLTLTGNKNINGTGNSLNNYIAGNFGSDILYGGDGNDTLVAGIGNSDEDPAGIGIFYSYSGNNYLNGGDGNDVLKGGVGNDTLFGRNGNDNLDAGLFTDVGWGYVSDESGNDYLDGGAGNDTLKGGVGNDTLLGGAGSDLLISVVGRGANPYASVEYSGNDYLDGGAGNDTLQGGAGSDTLIGGDGFDSLVAGVGKRSEYSYSGEWVTTFFSGSNYLDGGAGNDTLVGSLNSDTLIGGSDDDRLTGKGGNDVLAGGTGADTFIFLSPSEGLDTITDFSVGQGDKIEVSAAGFGITVGDTSKFSFSNNTLFFDTTALVTLQSNSGFSPSTDIEVV